The DNA sequence CCAAGGTGGAGAGTTTCCTCTGAGATCGAAAGCTACAAGCTCACCTGCACCGTTACTACCGAACACAAATAAATCTGGAGCTATTTGCTCATAGAACAAAACCTGCTTGGGGTCGGCGGTAACCTCCGCAGAATCGAGAACGAAGTTAAATGGACCAACAGGTAACGGCCCCTCGCCACCATTGCTGAAGGTCAGCAACTGGTAGTACTCATCAGGGAGCACATGCGGTACAACCGCTCGCAACGCGGCCAACGCATCATAAGAAGCCCCTGGTGATCTATGCCACTCTCCATCAATTTTCAATTCTTCAGGTCTCAGTTGATTTATCGCCAGTCGTGACGCAGGCAGCCGAAGGCTGCCTAAAACTATTACCGTCGCTGCTCATAAGCGGATGGCTTTACTTACGACAAGCATACGCATGTCAAAGTAACGTTCAAGGCACCTTGGGGTGAATTCAGGATCACTGGCCACAATCTCGATGATCGCATTGGGTAGATTTCGGCCAGTCGTGACTGGCAAACATCGACCCAAACAGGCCTGTCGTGCGACCGGCAGAAAACGGTCAAAAGCGGACGCTCACACGCTACCGCTTCCGGCCAAAAGTGCACGATGGACACGGTGATGGAAAATGAGTAGTGTCACGGGAGCTGTATTCGACTCTAGAAGGTAGCAGGGCTTGCCTTTATCCATGTCGCGTTTCTCCCTGAGCGATGTCACATATGCCGCGACCCACAAGGACTTACAGGACGACAAGGAACGTTATATGACACGCTATCGCGACATGACACGCGACATGGCATCTCGCTTAATAGTAGTTATGGTTCTAGCGGGCAACAGGACTCACCGACATCCATGTCGCGTTTTTCCCCGAGTAATGTCGATTTTGCCGCGACCACCTTTACGCTAGACAAGGACTTACAGGGCGATAGGGAACGTTGTATGACACGTCATCGCGACATAGCATGGCGTCTAACTATTAGTTAGATTTCGTTAACTTACGCATGAGAATATTTTATGAGGCGCGCACTTGTTTTG is a window from the Pseudomonas brassicacearum genome containing:
- a CDS encoding SMI1/KNR4 family protein, yielding MKIDGEWHRSPGASYDALAALRAVVPHVLPDEYYQLLTFSNGGEGPLPVGPFNFVLDSAEVTADPKQVLFYEQIAPDLFVFGSNGAGELVAFDLRGNSPPWPIVCFDGIAPEESVERIADSFTGFISLIGKA